TGCTTGGATTCATGCGTTGTCAACGTTCCAGAGGACACCACATTAGAAAAACAGTGTGAGCTCTGATTACGGGCTGTGGCGTGCTTTAGTCATGCGCACGCTAACGATTAACGCAGCGGTATCACTTGGGAAAAAATTTGACGATACCGTGAGAACTCGTAATCATAGTTTTGGAAACGAATTGTGTCAGCTAGATATATACCAGTGAGCATACAGTGCGCTTGCCTAAAAAAATTTCATCAAACTCGTATCTGTTGAAGTATCTAATCATTGATCGAGCTCGTTATCGAAAATGCAAGAACCGCGGTTAGCTTTGTAGCATAGCCTCGTGCTGGCTGACTTAAATCCTAAAGATGtaaagtaaataaagaaaaaaaaaacaagtagaaaAAACGCGTATCCTAATTATACCTCTTCCGGCAAAGCGATCAGCTTTATTAGGTGGAACCGAAGTTTCAATTAGTTACCCAAAATAGAACAGGTCGATGTGAGAGCCCTAATTAactaacgcagtttttttttattagagaaGCAGAGAAAACCGTACTGGAAGCTTTCCGTCCTCCTCAGCTCGAGTCAGTTTCATTGAAAAATAAATTTCTAATTAGCCATCCGTGAAGTCAAGGATAGATCTGCAACAAAAAAGCCCGCACGTAAGTTAATTTGTTAGCTGCGCTTTCAAGATAATGGAACTGATCAGCTTGACGAAATACTCCGGTCCTCCTCTACGAGAAGTGATTTTTGTCAAAGAAGATCAATTTCCATTTGTTTGTACATCTTACATGTAGCCTGCTGCTACCTTTAAACGTGGCTGGTGTTACTGTGATAGAGATAATGGGCTTGTTTCGTTGTGTTGCAGAAACACGTTGCCTATAGGGTTCAGCTGCTGCATAAGATCTTCACTGTACTGAATTTATAAATTTTCAATACTTTGAAACTTTCCCAACGTTTGCTCCGCTAAGATGCCGCTGGGGCGTGATTATGTATGGCGAATGGGGCGTCAAAATGCATTTGAGTATTACAATCGTTGTTCGCTAAGTAGGAAACAAATATTTTATTGTACTAGTAAGTTACTTTTCTGTTAATGAAATCGACAGCTGCCCAGAACATCAAATGAGATGACTGCGCGGATGGAAAGATTGTCCCTTATAGTAACTCAAACGAACCCTGTTTCTCTCGTCAGGAgtggctttttatttttttatttcttcattgaaaataGCGAAAAATGGCTTGTGGCGTCTCTGGTGGCAAAAACATAAACTATTATGAATGTCCTGTCACGTGACCATGCGTTTATGTGCACGGCCTACAATTAATAATTAGTactaaaatattgtttaattcTTTAGAGCAAACGATAGCATTTTATAAACGTATACTTATAAGCGTTCGTGAGTAGTACGCATTAAAGTGGCGCTGCCTTTGCGTGACATATGCGCAGTTCCGTTTTAGATTACTTGGCTTGGCGACGCGGTACAAATGTAGGGAAGCTCAGCCACGCCATCTCATCgtaacggcttgttattttcaaaaatagttgtaaagcGCAGAATAAATGTAGTTCCGCATAATTCCAAGAAACCCTGCGAAATAAGAACGCCGATAGCATGCATAagcccatagagtttcttaatatacactagaaggaactctggcgctagtgtctatgggagctgcaacacacggcgcttcagcgagcatgggaatgatgggtagtacacacatttgtctaactttcgtacttctggcctgcttctggctccatgtgtgttcgtgtggcttgaagctgtttttttttccacgaaaacataaattagcaaatgttcaccgtttgcgcttcacacccttattcttttaggcttaccatttcgaatcaagtcattaggttcaaaagggtttgttctttctttcaaaacaaaaccgtaaccggcaataaacgaagccgcaagtacgaagactaggcaaatgtgtgtactacccgtcattcccatggtcgctgaacgattgcagcgccagagtgccctctagttaattttggaaaACTCTATGCATAAGCCACCAGAAAGGCTACCGGCATCGCTATCAATACTCAGCGTTGCCAGATGAAAAGACACTACCGTGTCCAGAGCCTATCAGATCGAAAAATAATGCTTATAAAATGAGTATACGAGCTCTTGGgattaactactgcagctacgATCACTACGAAGGGTAGCTTTCTGTCGCgcatgaaaaaaactgcatcaaaaaaaaagtcatttgtTGGTCCCCTTAATACTGAAAATGCCACGCTTGCTGCGAGAAGACGCTTGGTAAGATGAGAAAACGCGAGAACAGGAAATGCGGGTGGCGACGCCATTTTGAAGTTCCCGCACTAAGCACCGTAAAGACGTAGCTTTTGACGACGTATACTAGGGCCCGCGTATTTCCTAATTCGTAAAACTGGAGTGCATTCTCATACGAGGAGACAGTGCACTTAACATACCAAGTCCTAATTCAATTCAACCAACTTATCGCCAAAGTAGAAAAAACGCGCTTTCAAAAGTGCCAGCAACGTCGGCATTTGATCCCGGAACTATTCCTTGGATAGATGCCGGTGTCAGCTTGATCCCCATGAGTACAAAAACAGGTAAAAGTGAAATATACGGAACTTATGAAGGTGTGTACACCGTCGTTTGCTGAGCCATCGTGGATGCTGTGGAAGTCAAATTTTAATAAATCACCGCGGAACTAGGAACGGCGCTACTTTGGCGGCGCGTGGTGAGAGTTGGACTACTCGTCTGCACGACGGGATCTGAGCGTGTAAAGTCATCCCGTTACATTTTTCTTTAATCATATGTCTTAACTCCATTGCATGTAATTTTGTGTATTTCACATTCAATTTATAAAAAACTCACAACTTCCCTATAAGCCAGTTAAAATCAAAACCCTCTCTTCTGCTTCTCCTTTTCACGCACGCAGAGACCACAGCTGGTTCTGTGCGGCCTTCTCTTCTGCCTGCTGGCACCACTTAGCAGCTCTGAGTCGAGCACGTCGGACAACAACGAAGGTTCTCTGCACCGGGTCCCACTCTCGGCACTGCAGACCTCCGAGTCTGTCGCGTACCACGTGCAGGCCAACCCACCCAGCATCACCAGTGGCGGAGGCGGCTCCGGAGGTGGCGGTGGAGGCTCGCATCACTCGCTCTACCAGCCGCAGACGACCGTGTCCCCTAGCCGGAGGTTCCCGGCCATCGCCATGCTGTTCCCGACAACGCTCACACCGTTCTCGTCACCGAATGCATCGCCTTCGCACGTCCACCACCACCACATGCGCGGCGAGTCCTCATCCATGGGTGCCGCCAAGTACCATAGCGCCGAGCAGTACGAGCCCGTGCCGCAGCGACGACCTCCTGTCGTGACCCAGTACGGAGGTGCCGAGCTGTCCCGACCACTGCGTCGCGAGCCTCAGCACATCTACGGGTCACTGTCCAAGGCCCAGTCACCGTACAGCTACGCCCCGGGAAGTTCGCTCGACATCGTCGAGAAGAGGCCGCAGGAGGTCAGCTACGACGTGCCTCCGTCGGTCGTGCCGGACACGCCCCCTCGCTTCTTGTACGAACGACCTCTGATCGACCACGAACGTCCGACCCACGCGCGCCCGCTGACCTCCATGGTCGACGGACCACCGCAGTACTCCGAGCACGGTCGGCCCGAACGGCCTGCGCAGatccagcagcaacagcagcagtctGCGCCGCCGTCTCTCCCGCAGTCTCAGACCACGCTGTACGGCTCACCCAAGTTCACCAGCTCCTCGCAGCTCAGGTCGGGTGGTCAGTACCCGCAGCTGGTCACCGAGAAACCTCCACCCTCGGCACCTCAGCCCCCGACGACCTACGTCCGGTCCAAGTACACTAGCGGTGGCGGGTCATCCTCCCAGTCGCCGTCATCGGCCGGTGGTTCGGGCGGCGTCAACGGTGGCAGTGGTGGTTCCAGCGGAGGAGCAGACGACGTCTACGGAGTGCCGCCGCCGTCTCCGTACCATCACAGGGGCGGGGGGTCCAGGCCCGAGATGTCGCAGCACCAGCAGCCGGAGTCGCGCGTTCCCGACCAGGAGGAACAGCCGCAGCAGCCACCACCCCGGAAGTTACATTCACAGGCGGAAGCTAGTCCCCTGTACGCCCGCTACCCCAAGAACTCTCAGGAGAACACCCGCTTGGAGGACTCTCCATCGGCGGAGAAGCAGACCCCTTCCTACCAGAGCTACCCCGTGGGCCTGTACGGCTCCGGTGGATCGGACGGAGGCCGGAACACGAGGAGAAGGTACAACCTGGTCTACATC
The sequence above is drawn from the Rhipicephalus microplus isolate Deutch F79 chromosome 3, USDA_Rmic, whole genome shotgun sequence genome and encodes:
- the LOC142802923 gene encoding uncharacterized protein LOC142802923 produces the protein MKRPQLVLCGLLFCLLAPLSSSESSTSDNNEGSLHRVPLSALQTSESVAYHVQANPPSITSGGGGSGGGGGGSHHSLYQPQTTVSPSRRFPAIAMLFPTTLTPFSSPNASPSHVHHHHMRGESSSMGAAKYHSAEQYEPVPQRRPPVVTQYGGAELSRPLRREPQHIYGSLSKAQSPYSYAPGSSLDIVEKRPQEVSYDVPPSVVPDTPPRFLYERPLIDHERPTHARPLTSMVDGPPQYSEHGRPERPAQIQQQQQQSAPPSLPQSQTTLYGSPKFTSSSQLRSGGQYPQLVTEKPPPSAPQPPTTYVRSKYTSGGGSSSQSPSSAGGSGGVNGGSGGSSGGADDVYGVPPPSPYHHRGGGSRPEMSQHQQPESRVPDQEEQPQQPPPRKLHSQAEASPLYARYPKNSQENTRLEDSPSAEKQTPSYQSYPVGLYGSGGSDGGRNTRRRYNLVYIPVDVLKKLLTEAGYRRKK